A single Silvibacterium dinghuense DNA region contains:
- a CDS encoding DsbA family protein, whose translation MAVCRAQSSPAPLDSLTARKIEVLARTKLNVPTEYQISIGGRESSTMPGYDTVKVTFSLPGHPDHTQSLNFLLSKDGNTLARLSEWDISKNPAEMVPYAGRPLRGNPDAKVVLVNYDDLECPYCARLHAELFPETLDHYKGLIKIVYRDLPLEEIHPWALHAAIDANCLAAQNDKPYWTYVDYLHTHGEDITGPDRNLDKSKALLDKLAIEEGATAHLDPVKLSACVKAQDETAIRAEIKQAEGLGIEQTPTLFVNGEEMQGALDTSTLWTIIDRALVSEGVTPPPVPKTTTPAASPSAPAAGAKPGGTR comes from the coding sequence GTGGCCGTCTGCAGGGCGCAATCGAGCCCGGCTCCTCTTGATTCGCTGACCGCCCGCAAGATCGAGGTCCTGGCCCGCACCAAGCTCAACGTCCCTACCGAGTACCAGATTTCTATCGGCGGCCGCGAGTCCAGCACCATGCCCGGTTATGACACGGTCAAGGTCACCTTCTCGCTGCCCGGCCATCCGGATCACACCCAGAGCCTCAACTTCCTTCTTTCGAAGGACGGCAACACGCTGGCCCGCCTCTCGGAATGGGACATCTCGAAGAACCCAGCCGAGATGGTGCCCTATGCCGGACGCCCGTTGCGCGGCAACCCGGACGCCAAGGTTGTGCTGGTGAACTATGACGACCTCGAGTGCCCCTACTGTGCCCGCTTGCACGCCGAGCTCTTCCCCGAGACCCTCGATCATTACAAGGGACTCATCAAGATCGTCTACCGCGATCTGCCGCTGGAGGAGATCCATCCCTGGGCGCTGCATGCCGCCATCGACGCCAACTGCCTTGCGGCCCAGAATGACAAGCCTTACTGGACCTACGTGGACTACCTGCACACCCACGGCGAGGACATTACCGGCCCGGACCGCAATCTGGACAAATCGAAGGCCCTGCTGGACAAACTGGCCATTGAGGAAGGCGCGACCGCTCATCTCGACCCGGTCAAGCTGAGCGCCTGCGTCAAGGCCCAGGATGAGACCGCGATTCGTGCCGAGATCAAGCAGGCCGAAGGACTCGGGATCGAGCAGACTCCTACTCTCTTCGTGAATGGCGAGGAGATGCAGGGCGCGCTCGATACCTCGACCCTGTGGACCATCATCGACCGCGCGCTGGTCTCCGAAGGCGTCACGCCGCCTCCTGTCCCCAAAACCACAACCCCGGCGGCTTCGCCTTCCGCGCCCGCGGCCGGAGCTAAACCCGGCGGGACGCGTTAG
- a CDS encoding SurA N-terminal domain-containing protein — MFSKSDVRRTAVSFSSLSQLPGKAASVLTLAALCAMAGCQRSHGPDVLATVNGKPIMKADVENLYQDTLGQSNQHPSQAQADIIRLNVVRQLIDEEILMQRATKLNLAATDEEVESKINEIKAPFTQEEFNKRLSEKHMTLDDLKREIRRGKTEEKLFNKEINSKINVTDSDISTYYNAHKAEFNLIEPQYHLAQIVVTSLPAPGQQAGNLQNSKAGSDAEAKKKIETLHNRIESGEDFGMIAANFSERPDNAQSGGDMGFVSESQLHSDTDVYNAVSKLKPGQITDILPLYENTPAGKKAVGYAIYKLVDKQAAGQRDLSDPRVQQAIRTQLRDARSQLLKNAYIEMLRDQARVENYLAEDTFKNGAQ, encoded by the coding sequence TTGTTCTCGAAATCTGACGTCCGCCGTACCGCTGTTTCCTTTTCGTCTCTGAGCCAGCTTCCTGGAAAAGCCGCTTCTGTTCTCACCCTGGCCGCGCTCTGCGCGATGGCCGGCTGCCAGCGCAGTCATGGACCGGATGTGCTGGCCACCGTCAACGGCAAGCCGATCATGAAGGCCGACGTAGAGAATCTGTACCAGGACACGCTCGGTCAGTCGAACCAGCACCCCTCGCAGGCGCAGGCCGACATCATCCGCCTGAACGTAGTGCGCCAGCTGATCGATGAAGAGATCCTGATGCAGCGGGCGACCAAGCTCAACCTCGCGGCTACGGACGAAGAGGTCGAGAGCAAGATCAACGAGATCAAGGCGCCCTTCACGCAGGAAGAGTTCAACAAGCGCCTGAGCGAGAAGCACATGACGCTCGACGATCTGAAGCGCGAGATCCGCCGCGGCAAGACCGAGGAGAAGCTCTTCAACAAGGAAATCAACTCCAAGATCAACGTGACCGATAGCGACATCTCGACCTATTACAACGCCCACAAGGCCGAGTTCAACCTCATCGAGCCGCAGTACCACCTGGCGCAGATCGTGGTGACCTCGCTGCCGGCGCCCGGCCAGCAGGCCGGCAACCTGCAGAACAGCAAGGCCGGCAGCGACGCCGAGGCCAAGAAGAAGATTGAGACGCTGCACAACCGCATCGAGAGCGGCGAAGACTTCGGCATGATCGCCGCGAACTTCTCCGAGCGGCCCGACAATGCGCAGAGCGGCGGCGACATGGGCTTTGTCTCCGAGTCGCAGCTGCACTCCGATACAGACGTCTACAACGCCGTCAGCAAGCTCAAGCCTGGCCAGATCACCGATATTCTTCCCCTCTACGAGAACACGCCTGCGGGCAAGAAGGCCGTAGGCTATGCAATCTACAAGCTGGTCGACAAGCAGGCCGCCGGACAGCGCGACCTGAGCGATCCGCGCGTACAGCAGGCCATCCGCACCCAGCTGCGCGATGCCCGCTCGCAGCTGCTCAAGAACGCCTACATCGAGATGCTGCGCGATCAGGCGCGTGTCGAGAACTACCTCGCCGAAGATACCTTCAAGAACGGCGCCCAGTAG